The window AATTTGACCATTAActaattgattttatcttttggatttttgtttatcaaaataatgttttgattttttttaaagttgaattttttgatttataatcaGGCCTGAACTTAGGCTATTTTTTGATTTGCTCATTAACTTGGGCTATATCTCGAGTCGACCTGaaacaatgatgtttttgttggGTGGTTTTCGGCTTTACCTGTATTTACGGGCCTGGTCCTTAGCTAGAGATTTTGTCCGGCTATCTTGTTTAGCCCAAAGCCAAGGTAGGGGAGAGAGAATTGGTGTTGCTAATCAAGCGGCCTAGAAAGACTATAAGAAATGAGAAGTGCTTCTTGGGCTCTCTTGGGCCGCTGAAAGCAAAAGCAACCGACCGTAGGGCAGCCCAGCTAAACTAATTCTGGAAACCTCCTACTGCTGCCTTGGACTAATCTGCTCTAGGCCTGAGTTGCCTATAAGCCCAATATTATAATAACCCGGCCCATCGTGCATTTTCCTCAACTCCTTAAAGCGTGGGATCCCTGTAATGTTTATAGTACATCAGAAGTAATTTCAATCAagatcaattaaatatttaattaaaatattaaagtgaCATGTCGATTGATGACTAGGATGAGTCATTCTTATTCAACGTGTGTGATAGATTTACAtggattaaaattatttttattttcaataccatcgatatcaacataataaaatactaccaagaacataaaaatatcataaataaataattaaactcaGCAAATACAATAAGGATACAATATATAtgataaacataataaaattttaccagaaagagataaaaatacCACAAATAAAAGacagaaatataaattaatttaattttaacaaagccaaagaaaagaaataaacattttaaatattgCTGAATataatcaatataataaaaccTTACCAAATTTGCAGCAAATATTATTGCATTAGTTTTGGCAAATATTATGTCATTTAgaaatgattattatttgttatattttaagatgtataatttcttaaaacaattaaaaaataaaaatataaaacatgaatttGTGGGAGAACAATTACCattgttatatataaatttggttGTAGACCAAATTGTGTAATCACATTGTATGGATTCATGGCAAAGCATCATAAGCTACACATGGTTTGATACAATCTTCGAAACCGTGTTcggtataaaaaaaacaagcactTCAATTCATTAGCGAAGTAtgattttcaatgatttttcagTTACTGAATGAAGATATTGAGAAAGGAGACTCTAGTTTTGATCATGCATGCGCCTAGAAAAGCGTTCAATGCCCTTCAAGATCTACTTAGCTTGTGGCCAATTCCACAGTTGATGATGAATCTCTTACTCTGCAATTGTGCTCATCATGTTGGGAAATGGTGGCGATACAGGAAACAGTTTTGGAGCACACGAGTGCATGttgatttattaatgtttaaaatGTTGAAGTTCCTGCAAGTCCTGCTGTGATACAGGAAAACAGGATCCGCATGCATGGCTTCAGCATCTCCTCAGTCTTGCCAAGTCGTAGAAAAATGATGTGGGGCTGCTCAGTGACTGTATTACATTGCTGGATGATTCCATTTTCCTCCTAACAGAGAGACAGCGATcccattttctattttctcccCATGTTCTAGCTAGCTATAATGTGACTGTTAAGCAATTTcttctaatgttttttaatcataGACTGCACACATTATGtcaatgattttataattattacgGGTTAAGAAAGAAATCTCCATTATTTCAAAAGTAAATTTACTATGGTTTGAATGATTCGTTTGGTAATTTCTCTGTGACTAATCTGTACACTGTGATTTACTAAAGAAACTGGGTATATGGCAAATGCAAATTaaggtaattaattatatcggaaaagataaaaaagaaatgcaacATATAGTGGAAGATTTTCATCATCTGAATTCATTGTATGTCTCCGGAATAATACATGTATATTTCATTAATACTGTACAAGTATGAGTAGATCAAAATTGTTCAGGCTCTAGTGATTTAGGATGTTGAGAAGGGAGACTCTAGTTTTGATCAAATGCCTGAAGAGGCACTCGAGACCTTCTTCAAGATCTTGAATGCACAACTCTAAGTTCTCCAGTTGGCTTTGCACAACCTTGATGTTATCAGATTTGCTTGTCTTGTGTTCTACAAATCCTATCAATGCGGAATCCACTTCAGCAAACTCATTTCTATCAGTTTGATCCGCGGACGCTACTGCTTTGTGGTGCACCAGCTTGGAGACTAATGACCAACCAACAGACTTCGTCTTTGGTCCGGAGATGAAGAAGAGCAAGGATTCCGTTACATTAAGAGAGGTTGTTTGAACCTCCTTTAACATGTTAAACATGGTTGTGGTTTCATGGTCTCCATTAAAGGTGGCGAAGGTGCATTTGTTTTGCATAACCTTCAAGGCCTTGTGAATTGCCCTTCTCCCTACCTTCCTAGAGGCTAAGTATTTCTTAACCTCATTTGTAAGACCAATTTCACCATAACCTCTTCTGCGTAAAATGGATTGAAGTTCGTGCATGCATTCTTTTGTTTGCAACAAGGAATCCTTTGCAGTATTACACAAATCCAGGACCTGAAGAGATCCATCCAATAGCTCATCAACCCATTTCTCATTGTTCTCTTGGGCTATGGCTTGTTGGGTGAGTGGTAACAAAAGCACCTTGCTGACACAGTCATGCAAATCCTGAAGTCTACTTAGTTTGCCGCTGAAGGATGATGACGTAGAGGCATCTTCAGAAGCCCTCAATCTGCTCAAATGCTCATCAAGTTGGGTGATGATTGGGTTTTCTCTAGAGGGCAAACTGTTGGAGCGAGCATGGAAGCTGTTTTTGTGGTTAGAAGAAGCAGCCATTTTCCTTCCTCAATGGGGAGAGACTAAAGCAGGTGAATGTGAATTGTCAGTCTTGCAATTTGCCTTCCTTTGCGTCTGCAGTACTGCCTTTATAAAGACGAGGAATCTCACTAACATTATTTCGATTCAGTTCTGAATCCATATCAGCTATGTTTGTCAATGTCTCCTCCCCCACCACATCTCCAACTCACAAGACAACCACTATAGCCCATTAACAGAAGACAAGGTAGAGTACTAATCTAATTATCGCACACGAGCAGCATCGATTCCACTTTCCTTGATAGAAGTGGCCTGGAGACATCTGCACGAGTGAACTTGTTTTGCAAATCAaatgatcatataaaaattCTGGTGAACGT of the Populus nigra chromosome 7, ddPopNigr1.1, whole genome shotgun sequence genome contains:
- the LOC133698157 gene encoding uncharacterized protein LOC133698157 produces the protein MAASSNHKNSFHARSNSLPSRENPIITQLDEHLSRLRASEDASTSSSFSGKLSRLQDLHDCVSKVLLLPLTQQAIAQENNEKWVDELLDGSLQVLDLCNTAKDSLLQTKECMHELQSILRRRGYGEIGLTNEVKKYLASRKVGRRAIHKALKVMQNKCTFATFNGDHETTTMFNMLKEVQTTSLNVTESLLFFISGPKTKSVGWSLVSKLVHHKAVASADQTDRNEFAEVDSALIGFVEHKTSKSDNIKVVQSQLENLELCIQDLEEGLECLFRHLIKTRVSLLNILNH